Proteins encoded within one genomic window of Arachis ipaensis cultivar K30076 chromosome B08, Araip1.1, whole genome shotgun sequence:
- the LOC107610253 gene encoding RING-H2 finger protein ATL47-like — MEGKDREVLCLFIGCCILFLVVNFSDILLCVFLKAYRFLIRCPSSSEVNPSSSPNDLQHHQVVIESFPDISSLQSDGLDSSVISSLPVSEFENVGDHKSINADCVICLGEFEKGEKLKLLPQCAHAFHVSCIDAWFQSHSNCPLCRSQVHHVEDAIAGYSVSLYPLLETLRREDFSRDSDELIRSVRSEVIQSWASRPHTL, encoded by the coding sequence ATGGAAGGGAAGGATAGGGAAGTACTTTGTTTATTTATAGGCTGCTGTATTCTTTTCCTTGTAGTCAATTTCTCCGACATTCTCTTGTGTGTCTTCTTGAAAGCATACCGTTTTCTCATTAGGTGTCCTTCCTCCTCGGAAGTTAACCCTTCAAGCTCCCCTAATGATCTGCAGCATCATCAAGTTGTCATTGAGTCCTTCCCTGATATCTCTTCTCTACAAAGCGACGGCTTAGACAGCTCCGTGATAAGTTCTCTTCCGGTGTCGGAGTTCGAAAATGTGGGAGACCACAAGTCTATTAACGCAGATTGTGTCATTTGTCTCGGGGAATTTGAAAAAGGGGAGAAGCTTAAGCTGCTTCCTCAATGTGCTCATGCTTTCCATGTTTCTTGCATAGATGCATGGTTTCAGTCTCATTCAAATTGCCCACTTTGCAGGTCCCAAGTCCATCATGTTGAAGATGCTATCGCCGGGTATTCAGTGTCTTTGTATCCATTGCTGGAAACTCTGAGGAGGGAAGACTTTTCCCGAGACAGCGATGAACTAATCCGATCCGTTCGGTCCGAGGTCATACAAAGCTGGGCAAGTAGACCACACACACTGTAA
- the LOC107613986 gene encoding 60S ribosomal protein L23a: protein MAPAKVDSSKKADPKAQALKTAKAVKSGATFKKKAKKIRTKVTFHRPKTLKKDRNPKYPRISAPPRNKLDHYQILKYPLTTESAMKKIEDNNTLVFIVDLRADKKKIKDAVKKMYDIQAKKVNTLIRPDGTKKAYVRLTPDYDALDVANKIGII, encoded by the exons ATGGCCCCAGCTAAAG TTGATAGTTCAAAGAAGGCTGATCCAAAGGCTCAGGCCTTGAAAACTGCTAAGGCAGTGAAGTCAGGTGCTACCTTTAAGAAGAAGGCCAAGAAGATCAGAACAAAGGTCACATTCCATCGCCCTAAGACTTTGAAGAAGGATAGGAACCCCAAATACCCCCGCATTAGTGCCCCACCAAGGAACAAGCTTGACCATTATCAAATTCTGAAATACCCTCTCACAACCGAGTCGGCAATGAAGAAGATTGAAGACAACAACACTTTGGTTTTCATTGTTGACTTGCGTGCTGACAAGAAGAAGATCAAGGATGCAGTGAAGAAAATGTATGACATCCAGGCCAAGAAAGTAAACACTTTGATCAG GCCTGATGGAACCAAGAAGGCTTATGTTAGGTTGACACCTGATTATGATGCCTTGGATGTAGCAAACAAGATTGGAATCATCTAA
- the LOC107611905 gene encoding uncharacterized protein LOC107611905 produces the protein MEDPLGSIFNSHHESADELRQKLSLTRIELETLRSENVELTNLLNMAQQERDEARNQLQKMMKALKMMKGFCVDDNNNNKNNNLVSLAAIANNTKANSSITESNSLSRVSSPVDAVSSSPEFSNMNVNNVVDSGCFFYEKPDLDPADALIECLAKGKVLPQQGKLLDAVVDAGPLLRSLIPAGPLPTFRNPPPLQDIKVPPLSVKGLDSSGIIELGNSFATTTNTCSWNSPSSVLNFGGGGSWNNVLPLTSNVSGVMKCAPSRVVRQRI, from the exons ATGGAAGACCCCTTAGGTTCCATATTCAATTCCCATCACGAG AGTGCTGATGAGTTGAGACAAAAGTTGAGCCTAACAAGAATCGAACTGGAGACTTTAAGAAGCGAGAACGTGGAACTGACGAACCTTTTGAACATGGCACAACAAGAGAGAGACGAAGCGAGGAACCAGCTTCAGAAGATGATGAAAGCACTGAAAATGATGAAGGGATTTTGTGTTgacgacaacaacaacaacaagaacaacaacCTCGTATCACTTGCCGCCATTGCTAACAACACTAAAGCAAACTCAAGCATCACAGAATCAAACAGCCTCTCACGTGTTTCTTCTCCCGTTGATGCTGTTTCTTCATCACCAGAATTCTCAAACATGAACGTTAACAACGTTGTTGACTCTGGTTGTTTCTTCTATGAGAAGCCTGATCTTGATCCTGCAGATGCATTGATTGAGTGTCTCGCCAAGGGGAAAGTGTTGCCGCAGCAGGGGAAGCTTCTTGATGCTGTGGTGGACGCAGGTCCATTGCTCCGGTCTCTCATTCCGGCGGGGCCTCTTCCCACGTTTCGAAACCCGCCGCCATTACAGGACATCAAGGTTCCACCACTTTCAGTCAAAGGACTTGATTCCAGTGGGATCATTGAGTTGGGAAATTCCTTTGCAACAACAACAAACACTTGTTCTTGGAATTCACCTTCCTCTGTTCTCAACTTcggtggtggtggttcttggaacaATGTTTTGCCGTTGACTTCAAATGTTTCTGGAGTCATGAAGTGTGCCCCGTCAAGGGTTGTGAGACAAAGGATTTGA